One genomic window of Macrobrachium rosenbergii isolate ZJJX-2024 chromosome 51, ASM4041242v1, whole genome shotgun sequence includes the following:
- the LOC136833514 gene encoding uncharacterized protein isoform X3 codes for MRKTVAAMVGEESEDTVHLAAFLTIAKKLILDRRFTSSNKDELSRALAVLAKEGKNHLAEFHPVPEAKGGGSGGGYGDGKRTVFHPAGSLTRDDLMRLITLEGEKLSQEEAEELILTLPMKDSELVDLDQYAAQLVPPPKFL; via the exons ATGAGGAAGACCGTTGCTGCTATGGTCGGGGAGGAGAGTGAAGACACTGTCCACTTGGCTGCTTTCCTCACCATTGCCAAAAAGCTCATTCTCGATAGAAG atttaccAGTAGCAACAAGGACGAACTGAGTCGTGCCCTAGCAGTTCTGGCTAAAGAGGGTAAGAACCATCTGGCTGAATTTCATCCAGTGCCAGAAGCTAAAGGAGGGGGGTCAGGGGGTGGATATGGAGACGGCAAACGGACTGTG TTCCATCCTGCTGGGAGTTTAACCCGAGATGACCTGATGCGTCTCATCACCCTCGAAGGCGAAAAACTATCCCAGGAAGAGGCGGAGGAACTAATCCTCACTCTCCCGATGAAGGACTCGGAGCTCGTTGACCTCGACCAATATGCGGCACAGCTTGTTCCCCCTCCCAAGTTTTTGTAA